One genomic segment of Deinococcus seoulensis includes these proteins:
- a CDS encoding glutaredoxin family protein → MAPKITVYTVPGCADCEAVKRLLTSKGAAFTEKNVREDPAALAEMQAKANVRIAPVTVIGDHVFYGFFDDQRPGIVAALDTAQ, encoded by the coding sequence ATGGCTCCAAAGATTACGGTTTATACGGTTCCGGGTTGCGCCGATTGCGAGGCGGTCAAGCGGCTGCTGACCAGCAAAGGGGCCGCCTTCACCGAGAAGAACGTGCGTGAGGACCCGGCGGCCTTGGCTGAGATGCAGGCCAAGGCCAACGTGCGAATCGCGCCCGTGACGGTCATTGGCGATCACGTCTTTTACGGCTTTTTTGACGATCAGCGCCCCGGCATTGTGGCGGCGCTGGACACCGCGCAGTGA
- a CDS encoding ZIP family metal transporter — protein MSLSAASAPLGQILLLTLIPVAATILGGVVASFRPPGPRVRSFVQHFAAGVVFAAVAGELLPEITAGHQPLGVVIGFVLGVGVMLAVRALVGRLEPEEAETDGGAEDGDTPRSATGLLAAVGIDILIDGLLIGVGFAAGERVGTLLVVALTLELLFLGLSVAASLGQRGASRGRSILTVSGLSLLVIVGATVGGTLLQGLTGLPLEIVLSFGAAALLFLVTEELLVEAHEVKETPWITSAFFLGFIALYLIELLS, from the coding sequence GTGAGTCTCAGCGCCGCGAGCGCCCCGCTGGGCCAGATTCTATTGCTGACGCTGATTCCGGTGGCGGCCACCATCCTGGGCGGCGTGGTGGCGAGTTTTCGCCCGCCGGGGCCGCGCGTCCGCAGCTTCGTGCAGCACTTCGCGGCAGGCGTGGTCTTTGCCGCCGTGGCCGGGGAGTTGCTGCCGGAAATCACGGCGGGGCATCAACCGCTGGGTGTGGTGATCGGCTTCGTGCTGGGCGTGGGCGTGATGCTGGCGGTGCGGGCGCTGGTGGGACGGTTGGAACCGGAGGAGGCTGAGACGGATGGTGGAGCAGAGGATGGGGACACTCCACGTTCTGCCACCGGCCTGCTGGCCGCCGTGGGCATAGACATTCTGATCGACGGGTTGCTGATCGGCGTGGGCTTCGCGGCGGGCGAGCGGGTCGGCACGCTGCTGGTGGTGGCGCTGACGCTGGAGCTGCTGTTCCTGGGCCTGTCGGTGGCCGCCAGCCTGGGGCAGCGCGGGGCCTCCAGGGGGCGCAGCATCCTGACGGTGAGCGGCCTGAGCTTATTGGTCATTGTGGGGGCCACGGTGGGCGGCACGCTGCTTCAGGGCCTGACCGGGCTGCCGCTGGAAATCGTGCTGTCCTTCGGCGCGGCGGCGCTGCTGTTCCTGGTCACCGAGGAGCTGCTGGTTGAAGCCCACGAGGTCAAGGAAACGCCGTGGATCACCAGCGCCTTTTTCCTGGGCTTCATCGCCCTGTACCTGATTGAGCTGTTGTCGTAA
- a CDS encoding methyltransferase family protein, which translates to MKRFAFWSALLGAVGSFAWVQPRIEREYREEGHLLGPTVGVVYAAYSLHLVAFLLAVGGRKPRKVAPALSALGWTTAGLGAALFVSGWRTLPVSDDSALTTSGLKTGGVYRLSRNPQNVGWTITLLGQSLARRSWVGAGLTGLFGAMFLSYLPTEEAFLNQTYGEAYRRYKARTPRFLGWRSS; encoded by the coding sequence GTGAAGAGATTTGCATTTTGGAGTGCGTTGCTGGGCGCAGTGGGCAGTTTCGCGTGGGTTCAACCGAGGATTGAGCGGGAATACCGCGAGGAAGGGCATCTGCTGGGGCCAACGGTGGGTGTGGTGTACGCCGCCTACAGCCTCCATCTGGTAGCTTTTTTGCTGGCGGTGGGTGGGCGCAAACCCCGCAAAGTTGCGCCCGCCCTCTCTGCCCTGGGCTGGACAACGGCGGGACTGGGCGCGGCGCTGTTCGTCTCCGGCTGGCGCACCCTGCCCGTTTCCGACGACTCGGCCCTGACCACTTCTGGTCTGAAAACGGGCGGTGTGTACCGCCTGAGCCGCAACCCGCAGAATGTTGGCTGGACCATCACTTTGCTTGGCCAGTCGCTGGCGCGGCGTTCGTGGGTAGGCGCGGGGCTGACTGGGCTGTTTGGAGCGATGTTCCTGAGCTACCTGCCCACGGAGGAAGCGTTTCTGAACCAGACCTACGGCGAGGCATACCGGCGCTACAAGGCGCGCACCCCCCGCTTCCTGGGCTGGCGTTCCTCGTGA
- a CDS encoding ArsR/SmtB family transcription factor, with product MRTLSQEDVCEANCIHPDAVAAAQAALPEEGCVERATAFLKLVADPTRLKILSALNTCELCVCDLAVVVGLSESAVSHQLRLLRAGRVVTFRKVGRVAYYRLLDHHVTVLIESALEHAAE from the coding sequence ATGAGAACGCTTTCTCAAGAAGACGTGTGCGAGGCGAACTGCATCCATCCAGACGCCGTGGCGGCGGCGCAGGCCGCTCTGCCAGAGGAGGGCTGTGTGGAGCGGGCCACGGCCTTCTTGAAGCTAGTGGCCGATCCCACACGCCTGAAAATCCTGAGCGCCCTGAACACCTGCGAGCTGTGCGTGTGCGATCTGGCGGTGGTGGTGGGCCTGAGCGAGAGCGCCGTGAGTCACCAGCTCCGGCTGCTGCGGGCGGGGCGGGTGGTGACCTTCCGCAAGGTGGGGCGCGTGGCGTACTACCGGCTGCTCGATCATCACGTCACCGTCTTGATCGAGAGCGCGCTGGAGCATGCGGCGGAATAA